In a single window of the Ruminococcus albus 7 = DSM 20455 genome:
- a CDS encoding ABC transporter ATP-binding protein: protein MNDTAILQAKAIQKSYQQANGQKIEILKGIDLEIMQGEFVAIMGQSGSGKSTLLYCISGMDQLSGGSVVYNGKEIHTLSDDEISKIRLLNMGFVFQQSYMLKDFTIKENIMLPALKAGNVSKEQAELNARSRMERVGIGHIADSDITQVSGGQLQRAAICRALINQPPVLFADEPTGALNSKSTGEIMEIFNQVNAAGTTIIMVTHDVKVAARADRVIYLEDGQLRQEYHLGKWNASETLQERESYLLKWLQKNGF, encoded by the coding sequence ATGAACGATACAGCGATACTTCAAGCAAAAGCAATTCAGAAGTCTTATCAGCAGGCTAACGGACAGAAAATCGAGATCCTGAAAGGGATCGATCTGGAAATCATGCAGGGCGAGTTTGTAGCGATAATGGGGCAGTCAGGTTCCGGAAAGTCTACACTGCTCTATTGTATAAGCGGCATGGATCAGCTTTCAGGCGGCAGTGTGGTATACAACGGAAAAGAGATCCATACTCTGTCCGATGATGAGATCAGCAAGATCCGACTGCTGAATATGGGCTTTGTATTTCAGCAGTCCTATATGCTGAAAGATTTTACGATCAAAGAGAACATTATGCTTCCCGCACTGAAGGCAGGAAATGTTTCAAAGGAACAGGCAGAACTTAATGCACGATCACGTATGGAACGTGTCGGGATCGGACATATTGCAGACAGCGATATCACGCAGGTTTCGGGCGGTCAGCTGCAGCGCGCAGCGATCTGTCGGGCACTCATAAACCAGCCTCCTGTCCTGTTTGCCGATGAGCCAACGGGTGCATTAAATTCCAAATCGACTGGCGAGATCATGGAGATCTTCAATCAGGTCAATGCGGCAGGAACAACCATCATCATGGTCACGCATGATGTAAAAGTCGCTGCGCGTGCAGATAGAGTCATCTATTTGGAGGACGGTCAGCTTCGGCAGGAATATCATCTCGGCAAATGGAATGCATCCGAAACGCTGCAGGAGCGAGAATCTTATTTGTTAAAATGGCTTCAGAAAAACGGTTTCTGA
- a CDS encoding SufB/SufD family protein, which translates to MLKMDAVQKQLLQEVAELHDIPEGAYNLRANGESVGRNSTANIEIVSKTDVSGIDIKIKSGTKNESVHIPVVLSESGLKETVYNDFYVGEDCDVLIVAGCGIDNCGNQDSEHDGVHRFFVGKNSKVRYVEKHYGSGDGTGKRVLNPVTEVYMEENSTVDMEMVQIKGVDSTDRKTIAELKEGAKLNVRERLMTHGEQQALSTYQVSLNGEGSAADVVSRSVARDDSYQKLDLCINGNAACTGHTECDSIIMDNGRILAVPSLEANCVDAALVHEAAIGKIAGEQLIKLMTLGLTETEAEEQIINGFLK; encoded by the coding sequence ATGCTTAAAATGGACGCTGTACAGAAACAGCTTTTACAGGAAGTAGCTGAACTTCACGATATACCCGAGGGTGCTTACAATCTCCGCGCCAACGGTGAATCTGTAGGAAGAAATTCAACTGCTAATATAGAGATCGTCAGCAAGACAGATGTCAGCGGTATAGATATCAAGATCAAATCAGGCACAAAAAACGAGAGCGTACACATCCCTGTCGTACTAAGTGAAAGCGGTCTGAAAGAAACTGTATACAATGACTTCTATGTCGGTGAAGATTGTGATGTACTGATAGTTGCCGGCTGCGGTATCGACAACTGCGGAAATCAGGATTCGGAACATGACGGCGTACACAGATTCTTTGTAGGAAAGAATTCAAAGGTAAGATATGTTGAAAAGCACTACGGTTCGGGCGACGGTACAGGAAAGAGAGTGCTGAATCCCGTTACCGAGGTATACATGGAGGAAAACAGCACCGTTGATATGGAAATGGTTCAGATAAAGGGTGTTGACTCCACTGACAGAAAGACCATTGCCGAGCTTAAAGAAGGTGCTAAGCTCAATGTACGTGAACGCTTGATGACACATGGTGAACAGCAGGCGCTGAGTACCTATCAGGTATCCCTGAACGGCGAAGGCTCTGCTGCCGATGTAGTATCAAGATCGGTAGCCAGGGATGATTCTTATCAGAAGCTTGATCTTTGCATAAACGGAAATGCAGCCTGCACAGGTCACACAGAATGCGATTCTATAATAATGGACAACGGCAGGATACTCGCTGTGCCCTCGCTTGAAGCAAACTGTGTTGACGCAGCACTTGTACACGAAGCTGCTATAGGTAAGATAGCAGGCGAACAGCTTATCAAGCTGATGACTCTCGGACTTACAGAAACCGAAGCAGAAGAACAGATAATCAACGGTTTCCTAAAATAA
- a CDS encoding ABC transporter ATP-binding protein: protein MLELKKISFSADDGGKSSDIIRGIDLEIPDDKFIVITGPNGGGKSTLAKIIAGIVQPTGGQLIFNGTDITNMSITDRAKAGIGFAFQQPVRFKGLTVLDLLRIAAGKNLSVSEACSYLSEVGLCAKDYIKREVNASLSGGELKRIEIATVMARNVKLAVFDEPEAGIDLWSFNNLIRIFENMRKADKNRTVVVISHQERLLKIADEIIVLSDGQLIKKGPADEILPEIMHSNYAQTICPKIED, encoded by the coding sequence ATGCTGGAACTTAAAAAAATCTCTTTCAGCGCTGATGACGGCGGAAAATCCTCCGATATCATACGCGGAATAGACCTTGAGATCCCTGACGATAAATTCATTGTTATAACAGGACCTAACGGCGGAGGAAAATCGACACTTGCCAAGATAATCGCAGGTATCGTTCAGCCAACCGGAGGACAGCTTATATTCAACGGAACTGACATAACAAATATGAGCATCACCGACAGAGCTAAGGCAGGTATAGGATTTGCTTTTCAGCAGCCTGTACGCTTTAAGGGTCTTACTGTGCTTGACCTTCTGAGAATAGCTGCGGGCAAGAATCTATCAGTATCAGAAGCTTGCTCTTACCTGTCAGAAGTTGGTCTTTGTGCAAAGGATTACATCAAGAGAGAAGTAAATGCATCCCTTTCGGGTGGTGAGCTCAAAAGGATAGAGATAGCTACAGTAATGGCAAGAAATGTAAAACTAGCTGTCTTCGATGAACCTGAGGCAGGTATAGATCTCTGGAGCTTCAATAATCTTATACGTATTTTTGAAAATATGCGCAAAGCTGATAAAAACAGGACCGTCGTGGTCATATCTCATCAGGAGAGGCTGCTGAAGATTGCTGACGAAATAATCGTTCTTTCGGACGGTCAGCTTATCAAGAAGGGTCCTGCAGACGAGATACTCCCCGAGATAATGCACAGCAATTATGCACAGACTATCTGTCCTAAGATAGAAGATTAA
- a CDS encoding flavodoxin family protein, producing MKTAIVYFSLNGNTEYAVKKIADQTGAELIPIHPVKAYPDTRFKKLIWGGKSVIMGEKPKLQPYSFNAEDYELIVFATPVWANTIAPPLRTFIEENLTSLKGKRFAAVTCFTAAGGDKTILKLKGYLGIEDVEAELYLVDPKDKPDPANEQKIDEFCKKLNAL from the coding sequence ATGAAAACTGCGATCGTTTATTTTTCCCTTAACGGCAATACTGAGTATGCTGTAAAAAAGATAGCGGATCAGACTGGGGCGGAGCTTATTCCGATACATCCTGTGAAAGCTTATCCTGATACTCGCTTCAAAAAGCTTATATGGGGAGGAAAAAGTGTTATTATGGGTGAAAAACCCAAACTACAGCCGTATTCATTCAATGCCGAAGATTACGAGCTTATTGTTTTTGCAACTCCCGTATGGGCTAATACTATCGCTCCTCCTCTGCGTACATTTATTGAGGAAAATCTTACATCTCTCAAAGGTAAAAGGTTTGCTGCAGTTACTTGTTTCACTGCAGCCGGCGGCGATAAGACTATCCTCAAATTGAAGGGATATCTCGGCATTGAAGATGTTGAGGCTGAACTTTATCTTGTTGATCCTAAGGATAAGCCCGACCCCGCTAACGAACAAAAGATAGACGAATTCTGCAAAAAGCTGAATGCTTTGTAA
- a CDS encoding helix-turn-helix domain-containing protein, whose product MKFADKLRELRKQEKLSQEALAAKIGVSRQAVTKWETERGLPDIGNIMELSALFGVTVEELLAAEETIAVKHEPFYESRTEYDIAGNKRIDMQLGGAKQILLKGTAEEKLIVRLLSRSIETIRQDLKVRIEDERQRIDVRVKYMNQMTEAAAKDGLEIEVMLPNRYLDHLEMRADCSELRIVDLKCDNIEFTGKTEHICIEDLEAEFEVDCNHDIDITCNDLHGSLALNQISASSVLYLPADFTFRTVVKGFGNSIIWSDGENGIADFSTPDAENYIELNGLKSTLKIMLSTASLK is encoded by the coding sequence ATGAAATTTGCTGATAAGCTGAGAGAACTCAGAAAACAGGAAAAATTGTCACAGGAGGCACTAGCTGCAAAGATCGGAGTATCCCGTCAGGCCGTCACGAAATGGGAAACGGAAAGGGGTCTTCCGGATATCGGTAATATCATGGAATTATCCGCTTTGTTCGGTGTCACTGTCGAAGAACTGCTCGCGGCGGAGGAAACTATTGCCGTGAAACATGAGCCGTTCTATGAAAGCAGAACGGAATACGACATCGCCGGCAATAAGCGGATCGATATGCAGCTCGGCGGTGCAAAGCAAATTTTGCTGAAAGGCACTGCAGAAGAAAAACTCATTGTGCGGCTGCTATCTCGCAGCATTGAGACTATTCGTCAGGATCTCAAGGTTCGGATCGAAGATGAAAGGCAGCGAATTGATGTTCGGGTAAAGTATATGAATCAGATGACAGAAGCTGCAGCCAAGGACGGGCTGGAGATCGAGGTCATGCTTCCGAACCGCTACCTTGATCATCTGGAGATGAGGGCGGACTGTTCGGAACTGCGCATTGTGGATTTAAAATGCGATAATATCGAATTTACAGGCAAAACAGAACATATATGCATTGAGGATCTGGAGGCTGAATTCGAGGTGGACTGCAATCACGATATCGATATTACCTGTAATGATCTGCACGGCTCACTTGCGCTGAATCAGATTTCGGCTTCGTCAGTGCTGTACTTACCGGCTGATTTTACGTTCCGCACAGTAGTCAAGGGCTTTGGCAATTCTATTATATGGAGTGACGGCGAAAATGGAATTGCTGATTTTTCAACACCGGATGCAGAAAACTACATTGAGCTCAACGGCCTAAAAAGTACTCTGAAGATCATGCTAAGTACTGCATCGTTGAAATAA